A window of Calderihabitans maritimus genomic DNA:
GAAATCCCTCCTCTGGTTTCTTATCCGGCGGTGAAGTCTCGCCAGCTTTATAGCTGATTTTCTTCGGTTGTTCGAGCCTTTCTGCTTCCTTGTGTGTTGCCGGGACAGCCTTCTCAATCTTTTTAGGTTCTTTTCCAGGCTTTTGGGAGCTTCTATTTTCTCTCCAGTGGAAAGAACGGCAAAGTGTTTCAAACCAACATCTATGCCAACAGGTTCTCCAACT
This region includes:
- a CDS encoding transposase, whose product is VGEPVGIDVGLKHFAVLSTGEKIEAPKSLEKNLKRLRRLSRQHTRKQKGSNNRRKSAIKLARLHRRIRNQRRDF